The window cGTTTTGCATAcattcattagaaaaaaaaaaaaaataataatataaaataaaaaacaaaataactacatgtgtaatttttatcttttgtcaGTTCAATTGGtaaatgtcatttaaaaattggtatttatgtttaaaaatattatttatataaatttaaaaataaaatattatttattaactttagGTTGTTCAAAGACCACCAATATTTACAGTAACACCACAACGTTTATACATGAGAAAACTTGGTGAGAGTTTGGAAATTCCATGTGAAGCTAAAGATGGTGATCAATCACAGCAACCTTCAATCGTCTGGTTTAAAGTATGTTTTCCGTTTAATATACTTCTTTCTGttgagtaaaatttaataataataataataataaaataataaataaatagtaataaataataataaaaaaataaaaatgcaaattacctcattattttttttgatttttatttttttatttatttaaaaaaaaaaaatcaaaataaagcCAATCTGTATTcatacttgaaataaaataattatcattaatgaaTTGAtgtttctaaaattaaaaaaaaaatttgatttgatgaaaaaaaaatcaataaaataactcgATATAAGATAACCACTAACACAGCCTTCGGTCAGAAGGACGGATCTCCACTTTCACAGGATCGTGCAATAGTCAACGGTGGAAATTTGACGATTGAAAAAGTACAAGAACAAGATCGAGGACTTTATCAGTGTTCAGCAAGTAATGGAGCTGCAACTGTTGTTGCTGATGCTGAGCTTGTAATTCTCAGTTATCCACCAAggtaaacattaattaattttgaaatttaaatcgTAAAATTAGATTCCAAATTTTCTATTGAgtctttgttaaataattgaattaattttttttttttttttttacaaagggCACCGTATGGATTATGGGCAAATAGtagtaaaaattcaataacacTGACTTGGGTACCTGGATATGTCAGACCAAAAATGGAATATGCAGTTTGgtaagataaaattaaaattaaaaatttatttattactttgttattttttaattataattatttaattatgatagtttttctttttttcttttggacaattgttaaacaaattatttcaggattttaatttacatttatattttgtcggtaatattattattttttaaatgtttcgatttaaaattcaattttgatttatttaatttttttaaagttatttttatttattttaaattatttaaactggTCACTAGCTGAATTTTGAGCTGAGCCATGAgattatctaaaattttatagtaaaCTTTATCAAAAAGGTAATTATGCACACAACAGTTTGATGAGAATAAAGATCACCATTTAGCACGTACCAGTTACTCGAAacgtaatatttaatttgttattttctttaaatatattaatgctcGGTGCTACTAATcaataacatcatcattatcatcgttgtagaagtattttttaattttagttgtaaTTATAGATGAcgttaaaaaactaatttaaaaatcaactaaTTTATTTCGTTTATTGTACTgtgctattttttaatttaatttttatttttaaattgatattaggTACAGACCAACTGATACATCAGAAtggaaaacaataaaaattccatcaaaaaaaataacagaagcAACAATTCCAAATCTCATACCAGGCCAAGAATATGAATTTATGGTTTTAAGTCAAGATAAAAATGGTGATGGTATGTTCAGTAAATCATTACGTGTTTTGACTCAATCAAAAATTGAAGGGACCAATAAAAATTCAGCTTCTGAATTACGaggtaaattataatataatttatttatttatttttcgttaattaaatgatttatttatttatttatattttttttatctaggtGGATTAGGACCACCAGAAAATATTCGAGTTCAAGTAACTGGAGAAGGATACTTGGTAACATGGGATCCACCATTAAAAGGAAGagattcattgaaaaattatgttgttaGATGGTTTCGTGAAACAACAGATAgtatttatggaaaaattgaaacaGCAGATACTTTTTACTTGGGTATGTGTAATGTTTTacttagttttttaattaaaaaagaaaataattaataacatatttataaaataatatattttaattacagtTAAAAACTTGGaagaagaaaagaaatatatatttgaaatattggCAATATCTGTGACAGATGAAATTTCAACAAGTGAACAATTCACTTTGGAGGTACCAACATTACGAAGAAATAGAACAATATCAATGAGTCTTGTTGCTATTATGGGATTTTTAGCAGCTGGTCTAATGACCATTTGGtggatgagaaaaaaattttgtcgttctacatcaaataaatagataatttttatacaatatatattattaatatcatgaaaaaaatgttaatgaaCAATCGATACGTTACATCTtctaaaaaatcttttaatataaactttaatattttaaaaagaaaaaaaaaaaagatcaattcATATgcgctatttattttttgatagtaattatatttttacgttataattatattgttttattgaagattttattttaataatctagTTTTTAAGTATACGAATTGTTCGATAGtcaatttttgtgttttataaTTACCTAGTAATACTGCTCGTTTACTTTTGTCAAGTACGACATAAGCTTTTACTTCAACCATTGCAGTCATTGGTAATGATAAAGAATTAACACTTCTTTTATGTCTCCAATCATTTGTATTACTGATAGtctagaatataaaattatttagtattaagtgaaataaattaagagtaaaatgaaaaattaaaattaactaacTTACGTAAGACATGTAGAACAATTGAATGGTGATTCAAGATTAGATTTAGATTTATAATCTTGTTATATTAAGCGAGGTACGACAACTGAATGACTTGTTATAAATTGATGTAACACTTTACCAACTTCTCTTATCACCAAACTCGttcatttaatttgttattaatatctGTACAGCTTCATTATGTGTTGCTTCTTCGAAACTTGTACTATtatctttaattattgatcTTCAATCTGTAAAacatgtaattaattataagttaaaggaatttaattaaatatttttgttattataaactattgtcttttatttatttagaaaatattaatataaaatacgaaatacctctttgctcattctatgctCCTGttagaaattcaatttttttccataaattttttgaaatttgatagaaaaaaaaatttttgcgtATCAGGAAGATAGAATAAGCGaggaggtattttcaaaaatatcaaatacctccttgctcattctatgttcctgttagaaattcaatttttttccataaattttttgaaatttaatagaaaaaaaaattttggagtatcaggaacatagaatgagcgaggaggtattttcaaaaatatcaaatacctctttgctaattctatattcctgatactcgaaaatttttttttctatcaaatttcaaaaattttgtggaaaaaaaaattttcgagtatcaggaacatagaatgagcaaagaggtatttgatatttttaaaatatttctaaaaaaaaaaaaaaaatttttttttcaagtattaggagcatagaataggcaaagaggtattcgagAAATTGaaaagttcagcgccatctattgttttttttaggaactatagggtaaaaacatttaaatttcacAGAATCAAATAGGCTGTtgtatcagggttatagaacatgtaaagaggtattttatgcATTACACTCcacagcgccatctattgttttttttagaaactatagggtaaaaacatttcaattttatagaatCAAATAAGCTGTTGTATCAGGGTTATAGGACAgacaaagaggtattttatgcGTCAACTTGcgcagcgccatctattgtttttttaggaactatagggtaaatacatgtaaatttaataaaatcaaataggCTGTtgtatcagggttatagaacaggcaaagaggtattctatGCATCAACTTGCGCAgtgccatctattatttttcttagaaaCTATAgggaaaaaacatttaaatttcatagaaTTAAATAGGCTGTtgtatcagggttatagaacaggcaaagaggtattttatgcGTCAACTTGcgcagcgccatctattgttttttttaggaactatagggtaaatacatgtaaatttaataaaatcaaataggCTGTtgtatcagggttatagaacaggcaaagaggtattctatGCATCAACTTGcgcagcgccatctattatttttcttagaaaCTATAGGGTGAAAacgattaaattttatagaatcaAATAGGCTGTTGTATCAGGGTTATAGGACAgacaaagaggtattttatgcGTCAACTTGcgcagcgccatctattgtttttttaggaactatagggtaaatacatgtaaatttaataaaatcaaataggCTGTtgtatcagggttatagaacaggtaAAGAGGTATTTAATGCATGAAACTGCGCAGCactatctattattttttttaggaactaCAGGGTAAAAACATTCAAATTTCATAGAATTAAATAGGCTGTtgtatcagggttatagaacaggcagAGAGGTATTTTATGCATCACACTACGCAGCGccatctatatttttttgaggaaCTATATAATagatacatttataaattcagtatgcttacaaaaaataagaaaatataaaaaaaaaaaatttctttttgacCAGGAACATAGAACAATGCAAGAAgtattttatcttatttacAGTTCACCTCCAGTCATTCCTGTTTTcctgatttttcaaaaattaaaaaaaaaaatttatttctttaaaaaaaaatagaaaaaataaaaaaaaaaaaatttctttctgaacaggatcatagaacaatgcaagaggtattttatctaATTCATAGTCTACTTCCAGTCACTCCTGttttcctgatatttcaaaaaattcaaaaaaaaaatttgtttctttaaaaaaaaaatagaaaaaataaaaaaaaaaaatttctttttgaacaggaacatagaacaatgcaaaaagtattttatctAATTCATAGTCCACTTCCAGTCATTCCTgttctcctgatatttcagtaatttcaaaaataaaatttatttctttgaaaaaaatatgaaaaaataaaaaaaaaaaaattctttttgaacaggaatatagaatgagggaagaggtatttgattttatttatagtttatcTTCTTTATTTCtcgttttttaatatcatcaaaataaatttaataacttttaaaaattatgaaaaaataagaaaaaaagaaattatttttcaacaggaATATATAGAATAAGCAaaaaggtattttattttactaataGTTTACCTCTTGtgtttcttgtttttttaatatttttaaaataaagttattatcttgaaaaaaaatatgataaagaatgaaaataaaaaatttatcttcaaCAGAAATATATAATGAGGCAAGAGGTATATAATGTTTCAAAAAAGTATTCGTTTCTATTATATGATTCTTTTCGACggacagttttttttaaaattgcatcTTCGTACTAGGAAAATaaaactagcaaagaggtatgaACTCTTCTTCCTTATGATTtcctaatttatttaaaaatttaacggacagtttttaaaaatccGAGATTTTGTAACAGGAATATAGATCACGTACAAAAggaatttaatgtttttaaaagtcaataacaattttttatttataattaattccttattatgttaaaaattttttttaatttaaaaaagaaaaaaataaatccgtAACAGAAACATAAAATAAGTTAGGAGGTAGTTGATGTTTTTGGAAGTTtgcctttttattttatgtttccctattgattttaaaatttttccttaaatttcttataaaaaaaattaaattcgtAAGAGGAACATGGAATAAGTGAAGAagtatttgatgttttttaaaaattatttcttttgtttcaaaattcCCTTATAactctaaatttttaataaaattttcttgaaaaaagtaAGATTTTTAACAGGGCTATAAAACAACAGAAGAGCTTTtggttgaaaatttataatatggaaaatattcatTACACATATcacaattctttttttttttaattaaatagttgtgtaatttttaaattttgaaattcttTCAAGGTATTTTGTTGCTTCTTTATATTAGttttacaattataatttataaatcttatatttacaaaattattattcaattaattaaaaaaacaaacgttcaataaatttatcaacaattttatttctttaattattttgttctaTACTTTGttctactttattttttttgtcaaattaaaatacatcaGACAATAGTAAAAACATGATTATCTTGTTTGTTGAACAGGCTTCACTGAGTCGggtatttatttcattttatttttttaccctcTAACGAAAATCTAATGTTACAGATAACTAGATCTGCAGGGGTCAGTAGTTAACTAGAcatcattgattatttttaaaatcatttaaaaattaaaagcaataaaaaaaatataatcggattaaaaaacttatatttatcgatggataattaaaaaaaccctTAAttagattaatatttaatgttgaataataataaaatatcaataaacggttgaaatgtgaaaaaaaaaaattaaaagaaaatataacaaatcGTATAGATGTAAGCTTCTGCTTTTGTGTCATTTATCCACTTAGTACGCGACCAGACATCAATCTAATTAATAATCTAAtactattatttcaattaaatcaaacTGCGAAAATGCTCACAGAACATTTATAtacgtaatttaattatattttctagttgactaaataaaattgctgattatttatatataaatacttgcATCAAAGTTTGTTAttcagttttaaattttttttcaatcacgtatatatgaaaaacaattattttatctaaatgaATCGAGTCGAAAAAATTTGTCGTGtatcaataattgaaatataactTAACacctttttgaaaattaatattttttgtttattttttttattgatactgATTTTTGAgtgtttattcaaaaataaaaaagaggacAACTTTAGTGGCTTACTTACTCATACActcttgtaattttaaatactgttAAATACTTCAATATTTATGAATGTATTAGCTACACACTGATACACAAGACGTCCTCATTTTACGCTACGATCGAAACAAACTAACTCACGATTTCTCAGTCATCTCTTGTAACTCGTAACGAAACAATCTCACATACTACAtacgggttttttttttttttttttttctttctttcatttttattttttatcttattcaGGATGCAgattgtatttgaaaaaaaaatcaaagaccATGTGTTACACGATTAACACATATGATacatagtaattttaaattttctaaaacagTAATTATGATTTGgattattttgtttgattatATTGTATCATCTTTGAActgttttcaattattaaataatcatcactttttttaatggtgagtattttttttaattaactttcttttttttaaatattattattcaaatattcaggaatttttatctaaatttttttttcttttagtatagtcaaaaatttttgactcttggaaaattagaaaatagaTAGTTTAGGGTATCCTATGTCACTCGAAGTAAaagcaaatttttttagcaGGTACCTAGAATAACCTTGAAATTGATTGCATGAATAgataagtagaaaaaaaatttaaaaagaaagatTTATATATTAGTATTGACAAATCAAACTCgaagtttatatttaataaatttttcttttttccatgggtgaaaataatattttagctAACAAatgttattgcaaaaaaaatttaaaaaatgataaacaatgATTTAACCGGAATGACTGTTCTTTGAGACtccagaaaattttatattatcaatgatcaaacatttttctttgataacgTGCAAATGCagaaataaaatgtcaatatTTATGTTAAGATAATAATtgagattaatttttgttaaataaatttcctgaggttaaaaacaaaaagactaatttttaaacataaatttattttcatgaaaaaaaaattgatatgtcAAATTGATGTGTGTTATGATTTATGAATCATATGATGattggaataataaaatttccacGATGTATattattgagagaaaaaaaaaaaaatatatcaccgTTGGGTGTTAAAACATATAAAGGTCAAATAAATACATGCACAATATACCAATTCacatttcatataatttttatacaatttagagcCAATCATTTACCAAGAGTTGTGGcaataatcatgataattgataaaatgcgGTTAAATGTGGTTAACcgagtaaaataataaataaaaaataaaaaaaaatcaagagtTTTCATTACATGAATCTTGTGTCATAAATAGATTAATtgcacaaattttattattaatatcattaattacTTGGTagctgttttaaaaaatatcaatgaatataataaacaaacacaaaaggtgtaataatattttaaaaataaatgattaaaaaaataatttaacaaataaaaaaaaggggtcgatatattaaaattaataaataatattaataaattagtattcaaaaaaatataaaactatatttacatataattttattaatgaaatgaatagatgaataacaaaaacaacgTGGTTTATTGCTATATATGAGTCAATGTAATCAATATTGTAAACTttatctgataaaaaaaaaatagatgctTTTTTGTAGTATGTAAAGCTAGTTAATGGTATTATCTCAATGTaatgtaatatttatcaacGATATATATGTTGCAGAAAATTAAAGAAGAGAAAAGAGGCAAGCTGAGTTTGGTTGTACATACTATATAGTGGGATTGAGAAGGCAGAGTTACTCTTTTATAAACTCATTGAGACACTAGTcataataaatacttgaataCAAGACgaacaaaattattcaagtgtaaaaaatatttattgcaaaaaaaaaaaaaaaatttaatcatgagACACtgttcaagtaattttttttatttagcaataattggtttatttgcattatttattggttcaacaatacatattttttggcaaaaaatatttcaatcacTTTTAAGCAAGGcaagattaatttatttattcaaaaaaatttataattaattgtaattattatttattgataaattgctctaatttaatttaactaattagtgttagtttattaattaactgttcctattttaaaagtaatatttttttttttaattgaaaatttaatttattcaattatttattatttaggaGCTGACGTTAAGAAATAATTcacgtatttttaatatctggaAGGGTAGTAATGAAATATCAATGaatatggatttttattttttcaattggacAAATCctgaagaattaaaattacctGGTAAAAAACCAAATTTAATACAAGTTGGACCATATAGTTTTAtgtaagtatttaaaaaaaaacaaaaaaaaaaaagttatttttatattattattattattatttttatttgcttgtTTGGAGAGACTTTATTTGGCGATATGATAAGCTTTATTGACGGactgaataatgaaaaaaaaaaatatataagataaCCTGCAGAcaatatgtaattttaataatataaaatgacctcaataataaaagcaatgattaaaaattaacctTTTGATATTAGCATTTTAATAAGATACTGTATAGGGTGTTTAACAGTATTTGCGTGGGCGAGTAAATTACTTTTAtgctatataaattaaaaatcactttattaattatatatttaatattatttattggtaaataaattttttaaattttatcaatatcatattGTAAATAGGACACAAGTCTGATGCACAATGTGCCAATAATTGTCTTATCGTTTTTATGCCGacgaaaagtatttttttttttttgctttttttatcttcaatcaAAATGAAAGTTGAAGGAAAAATCATATCATAtcgtatataaattaaataaataatgagaaaataaaaaaatttaataatttttatggatttttcattgattgatttattgagTTATAAGttgaatcatttaaatttgcaatatatttttttttttattattattacaatgataataatttatcaagacaattaatatattaaggGTCATTTTGAGTCATCTAAATTCTTAGATTAACCACTCATATTTTTCTACTTATATTCACGGGGTTCAATGAAGCACATGCACTTTAAAGATCAAGTGCAAAAagtcaatgaaatatttacctaattgaatgaattgaaaaaaatttaataattacatcgaatgaaattaaaaataataactaataaCCAAAGTAATTAGGAATTGTAAAAAAAgcctaaatttatatttatttaaaaataaaactaattactttttaaacaaatgcgacaaataaaaataaatttataataaatcgtCACGTgtagtatattatttttttttttttaatttttagaaaacaCAACATCTGCACTAcgcaattaaatatatttttaaaaatagaaattatgatatttatatgaCGCATTTAACCTTGATAAGTTCAATTCAATATCATGTGATAAGTTGATCCAGGATCCGATAATAAATCCAcacgtttatttaataattaattttttcctgtTTACAGTCACAAAACCGAAAaagtcaatattatatttcatccgGAAAATAATACAGTCAGTTAtgatactcgaaaattttggtattttaatcCTAGCAAAAGCAATGGAacattgaatgataaaatatttcatctaaatGTCGTCGCTGTtgtaagtaaataattataaccgccaatatcaacaattataaaaaatcaaaatttaaatatcctTAAttcttattgataaataatagacAGCTGCAAATAAAGTACGATACTGGTCATCATTTTATCAAAGTTCATTGTCatatttactaaataaattatctgaaATTCATGTTGTTAAAACAGTTGATGAATTACTCTTCAAAGGTTACGatgattcaataataaatatgggaaaaatgGCTATGGGAAATGTTGATAATATGCCACCATATGATAAATTTGGTTGGTTTTATTTGGCAAGTATAaaagacaaattaaaaatccgaaaaaaaattaaattattagaaattaatgaaaaaacatatGATTAATTATAGAGAAACGGTTCAACGTTATTTGAGGGTAATTTTAATATGGCAACTGGTGaggatgatattaaaaatattggtaAAGCTAAAAAttggaattataaaaataaaacatcatattataaattaccTTGTAATGCAGTTGAAGGTAGTACAGGTGAATTTTGGCCACCTGGAAGAGACAATAATGATATTAGTATTTTTAGTGCTGATTTATGTAGATCAGTAACATATGAATATACTGgtaaaacaataaatcatGGTATTGAAggtaataaatatgaaatggGTGATAAAACATTGG is drawn from Aphidius gifuensis isolate YNYX2018 linkage group LG3, ASM1490517v1, whole genome shotgun sequence and contains these coding sequences:
- the LOC122852425 gene encoding protein croquemort-like, giving the protein MRHCSSNFFYLAIIGLFALFIGSTIHIFWQKIFQSLLSKELTLRNNSRIFNIWKGSNEISMNMDFYFFNWTNPEELKLPGKKPNLIQVGPYSFIHKTEKVNIIFHPENNTVSYDTRKFWYFNPSKSNGTLNDKIFHLNVVAVTAANKVRYWSSFYQSSLSYLLNKLSEIHVVKTVDELLFKGYDDSIINMGKMAMGNVDNMPPYDKFGWFYLRNGSTLFEGNFNMATGEDDIKNIGKAKNWNYKNKTSYYKLPCNAVEGSTGEFWPPGRDNNDISIFSADLCRSVTYEYTGKTINHGIEGNKYEMGDKTLANHTLRHYTHEKTKYFDKITTTEDFFNVEHSIINIKNNNINNSLNYDTIDMGKCFCNGECSPLGLINVTACRYGAPGFISLPHFHKGDPVLRQQVNGLQPNDKDHSFYITLEPNTGIPLDVAARLQVNILLQPSNTIDLFKNVPKIYLPIMWFDLRGGTTDNLASSLRQILWLNKIGIYGSTILASIGGLMLIIIGVMQYLKSRQINDQNTRKLNMIQGNVQTEKVYMEIVAKNDENQRNDCQLYSKN